The Arachis ipaensis cultivar K30076 chromosome B10, Araip1.1, whole genome shotgun sequence DNA window ATAATTCTTGCAAGATTGAGTCGCAATCACCAGGGATATTTTGATGTAAATTGATATTATTAAGGATGAAAAAAATTGTCAACCTTCAAGGCAAGTCGGACAGACATCCTCCTCTTCTGATGATGCATAGACAAGGCCAACTCCAGTTGCATATTTTGCTGATGAAACTCTTAGTGAGGACTTCGAACGGTATTCTTTTGACCCGTCTTCACAGGCACACTCATTCCATTTGTCTCCTGAATTCAGAGATTCTGTATCAACGTCTGTATTACTTCTTAAAGGCTCTGTTTCCTCATTTGAATGACTTGAACCCTTCTCACGCCTTGAAACTAGCCCATCACGTGCGCGGAAAAACCTCGAATCCGCATCatatggtaatggccttggaggAGAACGGTACATGTCCGATAGAGAATTATCAAGTGATGCTGCAGAGGTCATGGATGCAGCCCCCTGAATGGATGAAGGAGCTGAATGAACTTCCCCTCTGCGGAATATTGATGCATACTGAAATTCAATGAACACAGCAAAACAATTGTATCATATTACTACATACAACTCATCGATTTCAACAGTCAATCCCGTAAAACTTgattcaagctaaaatatattcTTCAAGTTACAGTCAAGCAAATATTGATCTATAAGAAAGTCATCTTAGTCAAACAATCTTTCTTATTGTACATAATTGGGAATTATAAATTGGTCATACTTAATAGGTAATTAGGACAAATAAGTAACCATGAGAAATTTGCATGGCAAACTTTCCTCCCAAAGTTGGCTTGAAGATTACTTTCAAATACACAGACATTTCTTCACATATTCATATATAGAATAAATTCCCATACATATAAACAAGAAAATGGAAGCAATCCCCAACATATTTAAAGAAGAATAGTACATGAACCATATTTAGAGTCAAATAATACACGGAACTAGAACactaaagaagaaaatagaagcaaTCCAATACATATAACTAATTTCAAGGTTTATATTACAAAGAATGGGAACAAAACAGAAAATGTGGTGTGCAACATTACTAACAACAGCCAGATACAAGCACCTGAGACAAAGAAATAACTCATGACTCATGAAGAGAACTATCAAATTTAAATATGGCCATAACACATTACATGATGCAAAGCATTGCCCTTCCATAAGAGAAGGGGAAAGTAGGAAACAGAACCGGGTACGGTAGAGAAGAAAGGATTTAGAGCCATACCACGTTCAAAAGGTTCTGTATCAAGCAACTGAGACAGACGCAGTTCCTATATACAGAACTATTTGGATTTACATAATCTTCGAAATCATCAAAACTCAGACAGCAACAAACAGAACCCATAGTTCAAGGTTCCCAACGTCTTTATTTAGCCTAAATTATCCGTGTCACACTCTTCAACTAATCAACAAAAAATAGATGATGCTacatgaaaattttttgaaatggaGCCTCCAACAGCACCACAGTAGCTATGCTTCAAAGGAAAGAGGATTCTAAGCTTGGGGAATATTCAATCACTCTGCAATGTGGATAAGCACTGTTCCTCTCCCAAACCTGGAAAACACACCAAAGTTACATTTAAGTTTAAGAAAACAATTCCAAGAAAATGAGAATGCTTAGGATCTGTGAGCTGTCATTCATGAAACTATTTGACCAGTTAAAATAACCAGGCTTTGTTGCCCAAAAGGGGGAAATAAATTCTAATCATACTTCAATAAGGCAAAAAAATCTTGAGCACATTTGATGCACAGAAACAAGTTGTGTACAATACATGATAGTGATCACAATTGAATAATTAAATATTCGATTATTCATGCTCATGTAGATGCTTGATTCTGAAGTGGTGATCTATAACTTGTTGATTAGTTTATTGCAATGCACACAAATACAATTGTGCACACAAGAATCAATCAATGCAGTAATTAAGTCAAGCAACATATAGGAACAAGTGATCAACCAAAAACTCGAAagtgtaataaaaaaataaattgaaaactaGTATATTTAATAAATATCACAAATGTGATCATTTAGAGTGCAAATTGTTTTCATTTTTTCACTCTTTTTCTATGCACCGACAACTTCATCAGGGCAGTGTTACTTTAaatttttaggaaaaaaaaagaacaaaaatgttCTTTACTTCAATGTTAAGCTATAATGATGCACCAACCAACACAAAGATCATTCTTTTGCTTTCAGAACGAACAACTATGATCACTACTCTAGAACATTTAAAAATCAAAAccataaaaaagaaataaaaaagttaaTGCTAAAAAGGAACAAAAGAAAAGGTGGTAAAATTATATCCAACTTCTCCATGCATTGCCgaaaaatcacatcaaaatttATCATTAAAGGAAAAACAGTCAACCCAGAAACGCAATTGAATTGGCAAAAAAGGGGGCCGACCCACTCCTGATTATGAAAGAGAACGGCGATCAGAACAATCACAACACAAATCGAAAGAAGAAAATCGAACTGGGTATAAGAGAATACAAGTAAATgttgaatttttattaaaaagagtAGCAGAGACAGAAAGAGGAACCTGAAACTGTGAAGAAATTGAGTGGAGTAAAAGGATGATTGTGAAATCATGAAGAAAGGTGAGTGTATATGTGCGGGAATTTAGGGATTTTGGGGGGCGAGAATCGCAAAGGAACTTGGCGAAATTGGAGGTAAAACTCACTCCTTCACTCGCCTGCTGCGTTGGTCTCTGTGATGGAGTGGAGTTAGTAATGGTGGACGAANTTAATGTCTATATATAACAAAATTATTGTAAAAAGTTGAATCTAATTTCGTTAATTTTTTATAGATTACTGAgctatatttcttttttttttcaaatgttaTATAAAATTAGAAAACCACCCATTAGTCTATTTATTGAACAATTGATCACCAAAATGACATATTGGTCTATTTATTTAACAATTTAATATATACTAAGAAAATAATGATAACGCCAACGAGTTATAATTTAAATGGTATAATCTTCTTATACTCACCTAGGAGATTGTGGGTTTGAGTCTtcttatttttggtaaaaaataaaaaaaaatagtggcAACATCAAAGTTGTTGGGTTTgcgttttaaaataataataatgatggcaCATTTGCTAAGCTATGGTATGGAATTTTGTTTTGGAATTGATCTGATGttaattgaattaatttaaattggTTTGATTCATAGATTCAAATATAAATACTCAATTTTGTTATTGTCATTTCATCAACTTTTCATTGTTTCTCAATTATATTATGCGTCAttgcttttatttattctaataaaaGTTTCTCTAATATTAtgaactaatttttttaaaactaaagTTTAGATATATCTTAactaaattaatataaattatttattattatttatattaaaaattaatagtcAAAATTGTCCCTGAAAAATATTTCGATCTCTATTTTCGTTTACGAAAGATAAAATTTATCAAATTCGTCCCCAAAAGATAACCAACTTGATTACATTCGTCCTTTCGTCGTCTTCTTCGCTGAGGTGGCTAACATTCGCTGATGTGTTTCGTTAACTGCCAGCGTGGCAGACGCCAAATAATACTCTCTTGTTGTTGACAAGATAAGTATCTTAGTATCATTCAAATAAGTCCTTAAGTGGATGAACCATTATCCCAAATTTAATCATAAATAAGTTGCCGTCAACACTTAAATTGCCATATACTTGGGTAGAACCTGAAATTGTTGGTTCGCCGCGAGGATGGAGATAGGAAATGGAGGTCGTGGTGGTGGTTCGCCGTATCCATCGCACGACAATCATGGTTCCAGCGCTTCAATGCGAACGAAAAGGCAAACTCATGACGAATCATATTTCTGTGGATTGAAAATTGTGATTAAAAAAATCTGGGACAGCAGAAAACTCAGATAGATTGTTCCATGCATGTCCAAAGTACCGAGTAAGTGGTGTTGAAAAAAGTTAAAGATTTTTCATCTTGTTCTCTATTGTTgggtatttttcattttttttgttttatgctTTTAAAAATTGCAGAAGGACCGTTATTACAATTACTTTAAGTGGGTTGATGATAATGATTATCAAATAGTAGCTAAAGGTGATACAAAAAAAGATGTAGGAACTGAT harbors:
- the LOC107623712 gene encoding E3 ubiquitin-protein ligase At3g02290 isoform X1, with the translated sequence MGSVCCCLSFDDFEDYVNPNSSVYRNCVCLSCLIQNLLNVYASIFRRGEVHSAPSSIQGAASMTSAASLDNSLSDMYRSPPRPLPYDADSRFFRARDGLVSRREKGSSHSNEETEPLRSNTDVDTESLNSGDKWNECACEDGSKEYRSKSSLRVSSAKYATGVGLVYASSEEEDVCPTCLEEYTTENPKIMTKCSHHFHLGCIYEWMERSDNCPVCGKVMVFDETTYS
- the LOC107623712 gene encoding E3 ubiquitin-protein ligase At3g02290 isoform X2, whose translation is MGSVCCCLSFDDFEDYVNPNSSVYRNCVCLSCLIQNLLNVYASIFRRGEVHSAPSSIQGAASMTSAASLDNSLSDMYRSPPRPLPYDADSRFFRARDGLVSRREKGSSHSNEETEPLRSNTDVDTESLNSGDKWNECACEDGSKEYRSKSSLRVSSAKYATGVGLVYASSEEEDVCPTCLEEYTTENPKIMTKCSHHFHLGCIYEWMERSDNCPVCGKV